In Candidatus Methylomirabilota bacterium, a genomic segment contains:
- a CDS encoding GlsB/YeaQ/YmgE family stress response membrane protein, translated as MDILLWIVFGLVVGIVAKLIMPGRDPGGIILTIVLGVVGALLGGWLGRVMGLYREGEAAGFIMAVVGAVVVLALYRLAIPSRDRL; from the coding sequence ATGGACATTCTGCTGTGGATCGTCTTTGGCCTCGTCGTTGGCATCGTGGCGAAGTTGATCATGCCGGGCCGGGACCCGGGAGGGATCATCCTGACCATCGTCCTCGGGGTCGTCGGGGCTCTGCTCGGCGGCTGGCTCGGCCGGGTGATGGGCCTGTATCGTGAGGGCGAAGCCGCCGGCTTCATCATGGCGGTGGTGGGCGCCGTCGTCGTGCTGGCGCTGTACCGCCTGGCCATCCCTTCACGCGACCGCCTCTAA